Proteins from one bacterium genomic window:
- a CDS encoding formate dehydrogenase subunit gamma, whose product MSHHLVKRFSSGERFIHWVHMISFITLALTGLGLYARSFFGLTGLFGGIDSSRVIHHYTGLVFAVTSLAVFFQWFKDFSAPGEDSLADVIKGYLDHSFHPQSGKINFGQKLLGWFSFLFGVGMIVTGLAMWFPFTLGRGLQQWMYFLHNFVFICFMLLMIVHVYLSTTGNPGTWRAMSRGTVTKGWAKKHHPKWDGEEA is encoded by the coding sequence ATGTCTCATCATCTCGTCAAACGATTCTCCTCCGGTGAGCGGTTCATTCACTGGGTCCACATGATCTCCTTCATCACCCTGGCCCTGACCGGTCTCGGGCTGTACGCCAGGTCGTTTTTCGGCCTGACCGGCCTGTTCGGCGGGATCGACTCTTCACGGGTGATCCATCACTACACCGGACTGGTGTTCGCGGTCACGTCCCTTGCGGTCTTCTTCCAGTGGTTCAAGGATTTCTCGGCCCCTGGTGAGGATTCCCTCGCAGACGTGATCAAGGGCTACCTGGATCACAGCTTCCACCCCCAGTCAGGCAAGATAAATTTCGGCCAGAAGCTCCTTGGCTGGTTCTCTTTCCTGTTCGGAGTGGGAATGATCGTAACCGGTCTTGCCATGTGGTTCCCCTTCACGCTGGGACGCGGTCTGCAGCAGTGGATGTACTTCCTGCACAACTTCGTGTTCATATGCTTCATGCTGCTGATGATCGTTCACGTTTACCTGAGTACCACAGGTAACCCAGGCACCTGGAGAGCCATGTCCAGGGGCACGGTAACCAAGGGCTGGGCCAAGAAGCATCATCCCAAATGGGATGGTGAAGAGGCCTAA
- the selA gene encoding L-seryl-tRNA(Sec) selenium transferase — protein MSKFPPDKSLLRHLPKVDSVLEHPAVKKLCGCVPELIIKDGVRREVDHLRHRMREGDITSVKYLALDRVAAGAVHRIREMDRPRLRKVINATGVVIHTNLGRSPLPEEAIRQIGLAARGYSNLEYDIEGGKRGSRDDLVEELLCRLTGAQAATVVNNNAAAVMLVLRTLAAGRSAVVSRGELVEIGGSFRIPDVMEASGAKLAEVGTTNRTRIDDYRKGITGETALLLKVHTSNYRIVGFAEEASVTELVALGREKKIPVAVDLGSGCLVDLRNLGLKYSEPTVDEVLSQGADVVTFSGDKLLGGPQAGIIVGSGRAMEAIKKNPMKRALRVGKLTLSALEAVLKAYLDPATAVHQIPVLRMISTSKEKIAQRARRFAGRLADLPMRSSTVLSVSRVGGGSLPLEELPTMLLALEPDGISAQELEGRLRMADPPVVGRIVDDKLCLDLRTVASSELGELERAIRGALHDVQP, from the coding sequence ATGTCCAAATTTCCTCCCGACAAGAGTCTTCTTCGCCATCTGCCCAAGGTCGATTCGGTCCTGGAGCACCCAGCCGTTAAAAAACTTTGCGGCTGCGTGCCTGAACTGATCATTAAAGATGGGGTCCGACGGGAGGTTGACCATCTGAGGCACAGGATGCGTGAAGGCGATATCACTTCAGTAAAATACCTGGCACTGGATCGTGTGGCAGCCGGTGCCGTCCACAGGATCCGGGAGATGGACCGGCCCAGGCTTCGGAAGGTCATCAACGCCACCGGTGTCGTGATCCATACCAACCTTGGACGAAGTCCCCTGCCCGAGGAAGCCATCCGACAGATCGGGCTGGCCGCCAGGGGCTACTCCAACCTGGAGTACGACATCGAAGGTGGAAAGCGCGGCTCCAGGGACGACCTGGTGGAAGAGCTCCTGTGCCGTCTCACCGGCGCTCAGGCCGCCACCGTGGTCAACAACAACGCGGCCGCTGTCATGCTCGTCCTGCGGACCCTGGCGGCGGGTCGTTCGGCCGTCGTCTCCAGGGGGGAACTCGTGGAGATCGGAGGCAGTTTCCGGATCCCCGACGTCATGGAGGCATCGGGAGCGAAACTGGCCGAGGTGGGCACCACCAACAGGACCCGCATCGACGACTACCGCAAGGGCATCACCGGCGAAACGGCTCTTCTGCTCAAGGTCCACACCAGCAACTACCGGATCGTGGGGTTCGCCGAGGAGGCGTCCGTCACCGAACTGGTTGCCCTTGGCCGTGAGAAGAAGATCCCGGTTGCCGTGGACCTGGGAAGCGGGTGCCTGGTGGACCTGAGGAATCTGGGTCTCAAATACAGCGAACCCACGGTGGACGAGGTCCTCTCCCAGGGGGCCGACGTGGTGACCTTCTCGGGGGACAAGCTCCTGGGGGGACCCCAGGCCGGTATCATCGTCGGAAGCGGCAGGGCCATGGAAGCGATCAAGAAGAACCCGATGAAGAGGGCCCTGAGGGTGGGCAAACTGACTCTTTCCGCTCTCGAGGCGGTCCTCAAGGCATATCTTGACCCTGCCACCGCGGTTCACCAAATCCCGGTTCTTCGCATGATCTCCACTTCAAAGGAGAAGATCGCCCAAAGAGCCCGGCGTTTTGCCGGACGCCTCGCGGATCTCCCGATGCGGTCTTCGACCGTTTTATCCGTCTCCCGGGTGGGCGGCGGTTCCCTTCCCCTGGAGGAACTGCCCACCATGCTTTTGGCCCTGGAACCGGACGGCATCTCGGCACAGGAGCTGGAGGGACGCCTGCGCATGGCTGATCCGCCGGTGGTGGGACGGATCGTGGATGATAAGCTGTGTCTGGATCTGAGGACCGTGGCATCAAGTGAACTGGGGGAACTGGAGAGAGCGATCAGGGGAGCGCTCC